CTTCAAGTGGAATTTTGTCCACCCAACTCTACTTCAAACGACTGGCCCACAGGTTGAAAGTCCGCCGTTTCCTGTCGCGCAAGTCTAGTCTCGATCTGTTCAAACTGCCTTACTACTTCCGGGGTATACAATCGTTCACCACACAAAAGGCAGATCCCAACCTTGACCTTCAAAAAGGCGGTATTGACCCCACCATATAGAACCTCGGTGACTTCCTTTTCAACCACCACTCCAGCAC
This genomic interval from Anaerolineae bacterium contains the following:
- a CDS encoding YgiT-type zinc finger protein, translated to MKYTEKCPRCAGVVVEKEVTEVLYGGVNTAFLKVKVGICLLCGERLYTPEVVRQFEQIETRLARQETADFQPVGQSFEVELGGQNST